A region from the Fusarium musae strain F31 chromosome 1, whole genome shotgun sequence genome encodes:
- a CDS encoding hypothetical protein (EggNog:ENOG41): MSGNDVEKTDLGYDASAAPTKDMGVGEDRHIRGLETSAETSLHRGLKARHITMIAIGGAIGTGLIIGTGKALAQAGPGSVFICYTVVGFVVFLVMAALGEMAAWLPMSAGFTGYASRFCDPSLGFALGWTYWFKYIIVTPNQLTAAALVIQYWVDRDKVNPGVFITIFLITIVVINYFGIRFFGELEFWLSSFKVIVIIGIILFSLVLALGGGPDHDRKGFRYWSNPGAFKPYIMTGDAGRFLGFWSCMVNATFAYLGTELVGVTVAEAQNPRKTVPRAIKLTFYRILFFYCLSVLLVGMIVPYDSPELAFATKAQAGASASPFVVAADIAGVKVLPHIVNACICVFVFSASNSDLYIASRTLYGLASDGAAPAIFKKTDKHGVPIYALAMSASFCLLAYMNVADDSTKVFGYFVNLTTIFGLMSWISILTTHIWWCRAKKAQGLANEALPYVAPFGMWGSIAALAMCILIALTKNYDVFVRDADTGKIFGGEKYKTFITGYLGIPVYLILIFGHKFITKSRGVKPHEADFYTGKDVIDREEEEFLAAQAAKREAEGPNRGGWFYKTFVSWLF, translated from the exons ATGAGCGGGAACGACGTCGAGAAGACGGATCTCGGCTACGATGCCTCTGCAGCTCCCACCAAGGACATGGGCGTCGGTGAGGATCGTCACATCCGCGGTCTCGAGACCAGCGCTGAGACGTCGCTGCATCGAGGTCTCAAGGCCCGTCACATCACCATGATTGCCATCGGTGGTGCGATCGGTACTGGTCTTATCATCGGCACTGGCAAGGCCCTGGCGCAAGCTGGTCCTGGCTCCGTCTTTATCTGTTATACGGTCGTTGGTTTTGTCGTCTTCCTTGTCATGGCTGCGCTTGGTGAGATGGCTGCTTGGCTCCCCATGTCTGCTGGTTTCACTGGTTATGCTTCTCGATTCTGTGACCCTTCTCTTGGTTTTGCACTCGGTTGGAC TTACTGGTTCAAATACATCATCGTCACGCCTAATCAACTCACTGCTGCTGCGTTGGTCATCCAATATTGGGTTGATCGAGACAAGGTCAATCCAGGTGTCTTTATCACCATATTTCTAAtcaccatcgtcgtcatcaactATTTCGGTATTCGATTCTTTGGTGAACTCGAGTTCTGGCTTTCCTCGTTCaaggtcatcgtcatcattggaatcatcctcttctctctggTTCTCGCTCTTGGCGGTGGTCCTGACCATGACCGAAAGGGTTTCCGATACTGGAGCAACCCTGG CGCCTTCAAGCCTTATATCATGACTGGCGACGCTGGACGATTCCTCGGTTTCTGGTCCTGCATGGTCAACGCAACCTTTGCCTACCTCGGAACTGAGCTCGTTGGTGTAACAGTCGCTGAGGCTCAGAACCCACGCAAGACCGTGCCCCGCgccatcaagctcacctTCTACCgaatcctcttcttctactGTCTCTccgtcctcctcgtcggaaTGATCGTCCCCTACGACTCTCCGGAGCTTGCCTTTGCCACCAAGGCCCAGGCCGGTGCTTCTGCCTCTCCCTTCGTCGTCGCTGCCGATATCGCCGGTGTCAAGGTCCTCCCTCACATCGTCAACGCTTGTATCtgcgtcttcgtcttctccgCCTCCAACTCTGACCTGTACATTGCTAGCCGTACCCTCTACGGTCTTGCTTCCGATGGTGCGGCCCCTGCTatcttcaagaagactgACAAGCACGGTGTTCCCATCTACGCCCTTGCCATGTCTGCTTCGTTCTGTCTCCTGGCCTACATGAACGTTGCCGACGACTCGACCAAGGTTTTCGGTTACTTCGTCAACCTCACCACCATCTTCGGTCTCATGTCCTGGATCTCTATCCTCACAACTCACATCTGGTGGTGCCGTGCCAAGAAGGCTCAAGGTCTCGCCAACGAAGCTCTCCCCTACGTCGCCCCCTTCGGCATGTGGGGATCCATCGCTGCTCTCGCCATGTGCATTCTCATCGCCCTCACCAAGAACTACGATGTTTTCGTCAGGGATGCCGACACCGGCAAGATCTTTGGTGGCGAGAAGTACAAGACTTTCATCACGGGCTACCTTGGCATTCCCGTGTACCTGATCCTCATCTTTGGCCACAAGTTCATCACCAAGTCTCGCGGTGTCAAGCCCCATGAGGCCGACTTCTACACTGGAAAGGATGTCATTGAtcgcgaggaggaggagttccTGGCTGCTCAGGCCGCTAAGCGCGAGGCTGAGGGCCCCAACCGTGGAGGATGGTTCTACAAGACCTTTGTCTCTTGGTTGTTCTAG
- a CDS encoding hypothetical protein (EggNog:ENOG41~CAZy:GH1), with protein MTPSYAVIQFLFASLAVGQQIYLDAKGPTERPQCKKATKTHEPKYTYTPFSYTLSETLRYATSVPSPTTTTTYASPPESLISLVPSLSFTTWGKWDPNATTKASDTDDPYGQAAWTGLWEHANPPNFTETGIFSTTVSPTPIPSSELVLPPRDYFGPSDCYNFPKNFSFGVASSASQIEGATAEEGKAPSLMDILVQDGRAKDYVTNEHYYYYKQDIERVAAMGAKHFSFSIAWMRILPFALPGTPVNQEGIDHYNDVINFILEKGMTPEVTLLHFDTPLQFYGSNLTKAADPPEIGYVNGAYQNETFQDAFVHYAKVAMAHYADRVPVWFTFNEPLLYSYNALSINNVVKAHARVYHWYKEELGGKGKIALKFNNNFGVPRDPKSEADVYAADHFNSIQLGPFCNPIFLGEDYPESFKKTFDDYVPLSEDDLKYIGGTADFLGIDPYTATVIAPPVPDEKDSVLECASNSSSTFRPYCVNQTTTTVNGWNIGYRSQSYVYITPTYLRSYLNYLHNTWKTPVALTEFGFPVYAEADKELSDQLFDTPRSIYYLSFLSETLKAIWEDGVEVVGAYAWSFADNWEFGDYDAHFGIQTVNRTTQERRYKKSFFDMVDFMKARGVE; from the coding sequence atgacacCCTCATACGCTGTGATACAATTCCTCTTTGCGTCGCTGGCTGTTGGCCAGCAGATCTATCTTGATGCAAAGGGTCCTACCGAGCGGCCTCAGTGTAAAAAGGCTACAAAGACACATGAGCCGAAATACACATATACACCATTTAGTTATACCCTCTCTGAGACTCTGAGATACGCTACTTCGGTGCCGTCTCCCACAACAACGACTACATACGCCAGTCCACCAGAGTCCCTCATCTCTCTCGTGCCGTCACTGTCCTTCACAACCTGGGGAAAATGGGACCCCAATGCCACCACAAAGGCTTCAGATACAGATGATCCTTATGGGCAAGCCGCATGGACTGGTCTCTGGGAACATGCAAACCCGCCCAACTTCACCGAGACGGGAATTTTCAGCACAACTGTGTCCCCCACTCCTATTCCCAGCAGTGAGCTAGTTCTACCGCCACGGGACTACTTTGGCCCGTCGGACTGCTACAACTTCCCCAAGAACTTCAGCTTCGGAGTTGCTAGTTCTGCAAGTCAAATTGAGGGTGCCACTGCGGAAGAAGGAAAGGCACCGTCTCTTATGGACATCCTCGTTCAAGATGGCCGTGCGAAGGATTATGTCACGAACGAGCATTATTACTACTACAAGCAAGATATTGAGCGTGTTGCTGCGATGGGAGCTAAGCATTTCTCGTTCAGTATTGCGTGGATGAGAATTCTGCCTTTTGCTCTGCCTGGCACGCCTGTTAACCAGGAGGGTATCGATCATTATAACGACGTGATCAATTTCATCCTTGAGAAGGGCATGACTCCTGAGGTTACCCTGCTTCACTTCGATACGCCTCTCCAGTTCTATGGCAGCAATCTCACCAAAGCTGCTGATCCACCTGAGATTGGCTACGTCAACGGCGCTTATCAGAATGAGACTTTCCAAGATGCTTTCGTCCACTATGCAAAGGTTGCTATGGCGCACTATGCCGATCGTGTACCTGTTTGGTTCACCTTCAACGAGCCTCTTCTCTACTCATACAATGCACTTTCCATCAACAATGTGGTCAAGGCTCATGCGCGAGTTTATCACTGGTATAAGGAGGAGCTTGGCGGAAAGGGAAAGATTGcgctcaagttcaacaacAACTTTGGTGTTCCTCGTGATCCTAAGAGTGAAGCTGATGTCTACGCTGCGGATCACTTCAACTCTATTCAGCTGGGACCGTTCTGTAATCCGATTTTCCTAGGCGAGGACTACCCTGAGTCGTTCAAGAAGACATTCGATGATTATGTGCCGCTGAGTGAGGATGATCTCAAGTACATTGGCGGTACAGCAGATTTCCTGGGTATTGATCCATACACCGCTACGGTCATCGCACCACCCGTCCCAGACGAAAAAGACAGCGTCCTCGAATGTgcctcaaactcatcctccACATTCCGCCCCTACTGCGTCAACCAGACCACCACAACTGTGAACGGCTGGAACATCGGCTACCGCTCCCAGAGCTACGTGTACATAACGCCAACCTATCTACGCAGCTATCTCAACTACCTGCACAACACATGGAAGACCCCCGTCGCTCTCACAGAATTTGGTTTCCCCGTGTACGCCGAAGCTGACAAGGAACTATCTGACCAGTTGTTTGACACGCCGAGGAGTATTTACTACCTGAGTTTCTTGTCTGAGACGCTCAAGGCGATTTGGGAGGACGGTGTCGAGGTTGTGGGGGCTTATGCGTGGAGCTTTGCGGATAATTGGGAGTTTGGAGATTATGATGCGCACTTTGGGATACAGACTGTTAATAGGACGACGCAGGAGAGGAGGTACAAGAAGAGTTTCTTCGACATGGTGGATTTCATGAAGGCTCGGGGTGTGGAGTGA